The Larimichthys crocea isolate SSNF chromosome X, L_crocea_2.0, whole genome shotgun sequence genome segment TGATAAGAAATTTAAATAACTCATTAATAAAGAGTGCTTACAATCTTTCAAATGAGTGATAAGTCTTTGTCTAGATGCTCTGCACCCTCCACAAGTCTGGAGGTTCAACAGCCAGAGATATTTTTCATAACCCAGGACACCTAAAGTTGTTCTCATTAATGGCTTATTTAATACATTATTCTATAAAGAAGCCCTTTATGAAGAGTGACAGTGCTAAAGTCCAGTATGACTTATGACTAATTATAAACCAGTTTTCATACAGGAATATCCCAGTTTCACCAGCTTTACAAAGATACGACAATATCAGGCATCCATAGATTGATCAAAAATTAACATCACACACTTACCTATATTCTGAAGAGTGGATGAGCAAAAGCAAATGAAAAATTCATATGACGACAATGTCAATAGTAAATAACTTGTAGTTCTTTATATAGTTATCAGACATGGTAGCTCTGACCGACTGACAGGTGTTTCTCGAAGTATCTGCGGTGCTGTTCAAACCCAACCACATCATCTGTCATCATGCCCCTCCCTTCACTGGTGTTTACTAGTGATGTAACAAAAGATCTCATTCAGCCCAGACTTTCTCAGAAGTAAACATGTTGCagcgttaaaaaaaacattaccagTTCAGttctttcacatttcacattgtcTTTTCTTATTAATAGAAATGTAGTATTGATGAGTGTAAACTCAAGTTAGATGAACCTCTGGGATCAGGGATTGTCCGGCTGTAGCCATAACAATCCAGACATGCAAAAATGGTCTCAAAGCATTCAAATATCTGTGGTTTTGGCTGTAGAATTTGGTTGTTGACTAAGAGGTGAAGGTGAATCTGTTTCCATTTGTTTAATCAGAACCAAATGAATCAAGGGACAATAGTCCATCGCGTGcaaaaattgtatttattaaatCTCCAGGggattttttaaactttatttcacaTGGCTCTTTGAACTCAACTGCACTTACTGAATGAAGCAGAGCTCGACAAACCAGTTAGAAGTCCACAAGAGGATGAAAGGCAGGGGCTCTACTATTCATAGACACAAACCATTTTCCACACATAGTTTTTAACAATAGTATGAGGtctaatgttttgttctttattatGTGAAATAATATGTCATTTAAACTATTTATGATTCATTTAGTGACTCAGagtaaatagtttttttcaaACTATTCTGAATATGCAGTTAAACTCAGGAAGTGTGttatctgttttcttctctaTATTGCACAGGAAAGTGTCACAGCAGAGCACATGGGCAGGGTGTGCAGGAAATAAGTCACGGAAGACAACCTACAACTACATCTAAAATAGGAAGAGATCACTGAGCCTGTCGCTGTGCAAGGTTAGTCTTGTACTTCCTCCTTTGTACCTATTAACACATTACCGAAACGTTGCACTATTGAGATAACTGATCACTTCTTTTGGTAcgtatttttctctttcttttttactgtttcGTGCAATAATAAATGGTGTTTGATATACAATGTAATTAGAGAAATTAGTCCAAAGGATGCTTCCAGGGCATTGAGGAAGTAGCTTCTTTCGTACTTGCATCATTGTGAAATTTGCAAGCAGGAATATTTCTCATTGAGCATTTTTACACGATtgcatgtattttttattcaatcttttgtttttacatatttcaaagAACACTAATGCACCTTTTGAAATCACTGGAATTATTTGTAACTATTATTTACACTTATTCACAGACAGTATTGAAGATGCAAGATACTCTGCTGCGTGTATTTGTGGTGGCTCTGAGTCTCCTAACATATCCGAGGGATGACTCCGGGGTTAAGGAATGGGATGATATCACCACAGTAGGCGTGCAAAAGTCTGAAGAGAGTCtgctgagaggagagaaactgAACCACGAAATGGCACCTGTCAGTGAGGAAATGACTCAAGTCCATACTGACAAGGGAGGGTTTGTAGATGATGTAAAAAACCATCCCATGGAACAAAATCAGTCTGATCCACTTGTTACTGAAAAGGATAAAATGCCAGTCATAGAAGATGTGACTGTCACCAAACACGATTCAGAGGAAGGAAGTGCTGATCACAAATTACCAGAAGGAGAAAATGTTATAACAAATTTGGAGTCAAGTACACCACAAAACTCCAAAAGTGAACCTGAGAAGGCCCCTGAAAAGCAAAAGGGAGAAGACATCCAGACTGATGGCCCTTTTAAATACCCAAGAAGTCCACAAGGACAACAAGAAAATCCTGAGGAGAAGGAAGGGCCCAGTTCCAAAAAACAAGAATCATCTCAGTCGCACCTTCAAACCAAGACATCAGAAAATGAAACTTCAGGGAAGGCCATTGTTGACTGGGAGAAGGATTACCTTTGGTATATATGGAACGCGTTCTCTATCATTTCCATGATCCGCTGGTTGAGGAAATACCTGGGGAGACATTCCCAAATTGAACAAGAAGATATTAGGGCCTTCCCAGTGACCTGCACTGCAGACAAAGTGCCTTTACCGGACAGCGACACTCTGCAGCAATTTCATTCGAAATATATCAAAGTCACGTCCGATAAGAAGTGGAGAGATTTTTTGGAGGGGTTTGCAAATGATCTACTGGCTGCCATGAGGACTGTCTGTGATAGTAATGGCGGGATGGTGATTGAGGACTTTCAGATGGTGGATATGTATAATATCATCGTCCCCTTTACCCCACCTGATCCGTATAGTTTTCAGTATCTGCTGTGGAACAATCAGGCGAGTGACCTGCTGCCAGATATGCAAGTCTGTGGTCAAGTAAAACTggtggaaaataagaaaatccaAAATAGCTGCCCTTGTCAGTCTCCTGATGCAGATGATATGGTTTGCCTGCTGCATTGTGACACTGAGAAAGTGAAGACAAAAATGACTGATGTTTGTGATGGCATTCTTTGCATGAAGAACTCCCCATTCCTGTCACAATCACAGGTTACCAGATGGTTTCAGAGCACTATCAAACAAGCATGGGCACAGATTTCACACAAGTATGAGTTTGAGCTGAACATTTGCTACATTTATGCTCCAGGTGCTCTATTAATTCGATTCAAATCAGGGAAGAAGATTAGCTTCAGTATGAATCCTGTGGTTAAATTAAACACCGATGCTCATTTCTTTGTTACTCCTTGCTTTCCAGACAACTTTGATACTTTCTGGAGTCTCTCCCTTACCAACTATGAAGATCAACTCTTAGGCCACATTGCTAAACGCCTGCCTGAAAACTCATGCCACAGTCAAACGCTTGAAATTGCACTTTTCCTACACAAGAGACAGACTGCACTATCAGGAAGTAGTGCACTCAaggattttcattttaaaactgcACTAATGCATCTGCTTTTGACCAAAGACCCTTCAGAGTGGAAACCCAAATATGTGGCTTGTAGGTTACAAGATTTGCTGGTCTTCATGGAGAAGAGCCTTGAGACAAGGCTGCTGAACCACATTCTTATTGGGAACCCTTTAATGCAGAAGCTCATTGAACTCCCTGCTGAGTTTACTCAAGCAAAGACTGTGAATCTCTTCCATCCCCTTGTGGTACACAACTGCATCTACAGAAATGCTGCACTGCATTTCCAGGAAGTGCTTAGAAACGCACACATGCTGATACATGATTATGTTGATCAGTGTAATTCTGTATCACTCATACAAATTCAGTTTTGAAAACTTGAGGTACAAATTTATATTACAGCAATAAATGAGTCATGTTTATTCAAGCTGGAagagtacaaaaaaacattactccAAAAGCACAAGACTTTAAAATTTGGATCATTTCCCCACATGGTAAGTTTTATTCAGTAATCATCCTTCCAGTAGCTTAGGAAGTCTTCATGCTCGGCCATGTCAGTGTCCTCCAAACTGAATGTGTCAGCGGCAAAGGATTTCATCTGAGGTTCAAGCGCCACAGAGCCATCCGTGCTGCTCAAGTCGACCTTCCAAGAGTGGCTGGTGATTATATTCCTAGAAGCTGTTGAAAGGGgcataaatgtcattttgtgaaAGTAGCAGTCAGTAGAGTCATTTTACACCTCAACTCTGCAGACTCTTGACTAGTTAATATTGCCTGGTTCCACTCCGAGGGGTCTTTCGTCAAGATTTTCTGTAGTTTGCAACACAAGGGAAAAAACCTACCCTTGGGCTGTACTGAGCAGGTAGCTTCACAGCAGGTGCACACAGAGTCATCCCCATAGAGCTCCTTCCACCTATGAACAAGGTTATTGGGTCATGACCACACCAGGATGTTACGTCAGTGCAGTAACCACAGGTGGCAAAGACAAGCTTAGTGTGTTTGTCATCAAGCACACACAGCAAGACACTCAAAAAGAAGGCTCCTGCACCTCTGGAGCTAGAGTCTACTCACTTTTTGCTAGTAGAATCGTAATTGCAAGCCTTCGAACTCTGAGTTGGAGTCAGTTCCCCCAGAGAGATATCACAGTGCATGTAGAGTTGCTGAAAACATTGGGTTTCTGTGTTAACATTTTTATCTGACAGTGTAGATCTTTGTACCACTTGCTTTTGACAGTACCTTTGAAGACGAAGTGGAAGCCTGGTCCTTGAAAATCAGTGCACCCACAGAGAATTTCTGCACCATCTTTGAGGAACCAGTGAGGAACTTTGACTGGTAGCTCACCTTGCCATCAACCATACAGCTACAATGAGAATGCATGTTATTTATAACCCACACCCATTTCTAAccaatgcatgcatgcattttattctgaaagaaaaaaaatcttacccTTGGTTGTCTATGACTGTATATTTAGGATTTGCGTTAGAGTCTTGGGATGCAGTCATGAAGCACTTGTTGATGTACAGCCTCTGAAGTCCAGATTGGGCTGTGCCATCTGGTTTCTTTGCTTCAAAGTACATTGGCTGGCCCAAGGTAAAGGTTTTGGTCCCAGTAACCTCTATCCCTGATGCTGTGACAGAAGGAGACATTGGTCAGTGAACAATTTTATATACCTACAAATTAAGAGCTGCTGCATAGATTGCATTTTGattgttgaaaatgtcagcTGTATGAGATTACTTGTAATTGAATTGTCTGCTTATCTTCAAATGCTTAAGACAAACCTGGCTATGGTGGCATGAATGAAATTATAATGTTGTATGAAATAAAGTGTCTCCAGCTATGCATTGATTTTGAATGCAACTTTCCTATTGGATGCAATTACAGGCATGGGTTATGTCAAGGTCAAGTCCTACTGTAGCTTTGTCAGTTTCCTTCCTTCTTAAGTTACTTGCCTGATAAGTGAAACCATTTTCTACCAACTGTTAGTTACATCAAGATAGGCCAACATTTTGTAGTAGACTTCTAGCAAAGTTGAGTTTTAGATATCTTTATACATTTAAGTTATGACTTAAGACAGTGTTAAAGGCCTGCTCTTGTTTCAGTcatctaaatattttaaatcttaaatacTGGCCAACTGCATCACATGACAAGAACGCTAGCACCTGTGAACTGTGAACCCGAACACCTATGAAGTCATGGGAACATACCATCTTGAGGAGTAAGGGTGAAACTACTTTTTGGTTGGAGTGCTTTGTAAATTGTGCCTCCCTGCGACACAGGATAAAAGCCAACTTTAAAGGCGTTGAAAAACCTGTAATACAGTGAAAACTTGCATTAAGAAAATTTCCTTTTACAAACAAGTGATGAAAAATCCTTAATTCAGATGTAGGCTAGCCCATTAAATGCAGGTACCTCTGTAGTGATTAGTCAAAAGCAAAAATCTTACAGGTCAAAACTAGACACTAAAAGGCTTACCTAGGAAATGTACACTCCAGGGGAATGTTAAATGGCAACTCCCTTAAGACTGGACCAGGTGGTGAGTATTTGAGCGCATTACGAAACAACAGATTATCTGCATTATTCTGGAATATAAAGATTTTGGTTGTAGTttctcaaaataacagaaatgtgtaaatattgaaaaaacaaaaagaactttACCTCTTTCACAAAGCCACAGTCATTTTTTAGGAGGTACAGAAAGTAGTAGTGTTCCTTGGTACCACGATTAACAGGACAGGTGCCTAGTTTCAGATTTTTGTATGCACCCTTAGTCTTAAAGACCTCTCTTCTGACTCTTACATATAGTCTGTCAACGTGGCACAAGACTTCAATTATCTGTGGTCTAGTTGTTCCAGCTGTGGTAGCAGGGGCAGCAGTGGCAAGTAACATTTCCTTGACTGAGGAAGGGAGGGGTCTTGCACCCTTTTCTGGCTTGAAAACCTCTTTCTGAACCTGGGAGGCTGAGATCACCTGATACTCAGGAACCTTCTTTGCATCAGGCGTTGAAGGTGATGACTTCAAGGCTCGAGAATTGGGTGCAGGCGCTCGTGGAGTTTTTTCACCAATCACTGTCTTCATTCTTTCCCACTCTAAGTCAGGATCTTGCACAAACAGGCCATACCCAACTCCACTTCTAAACTgaacagaagaacaaagaaataataacaaaagcCCAGCATGCTTCAGTGCCATTTTGACTCCAGCAGGTGCTCCCCCCTCACCT includes the following:
- the LOC104921609 gene encoding inositol 1,4,5-trisphosphate receptor-interacting protein, encoding MQDTLLRVFVVALSLLTYPRDDSGVKEWDDITTVGVQKSEESLLRGEKLNHEMAPVSEEMTQVHTDKGGFVDDVKNHPMEQNQSDPLVTEKDKMPVIEDVTVTKHDSEEGSADHKLPEGENVITNLESSTPQNSKSEPEKAPEKQKGEDIQTDGPFKYPRSPQGQQENPEEKEGPSSKKQESSQSHLQTKTSENETSGKAIVDWEKDYLWYIWNAFSIISMIRWLRKYLGRHSQIEQEDIRAFPVTCTADKVPLPDSDTLQQFHSKYIKVTSDKKWRDFLEGFANDLLAAMRTVCDSNGGMVIEDFQMVDMYNIIVPFTPPDPYSFQYLLWNNQASDLLPDMQVCGQVKLVENKKIQNSCPCQSPDADDMVCLLHCDTEKVKTKMTDVCDGILCMKNSPFLSQSQVTRWFQSTIKQAWAQISHKYEFELNICYIYAPGALLIRFKSGKKISFSMNPVVKLNTDAHFFVTPCFPDNFDTFWSLSLTNYEDQLLGHIAKRLPENSCHSQTLEIALFLHKRQTALSGSSALKDFHFKTALMHLLLTKDPSEWKPKYVACRLQDLLVFMEKSLETRLLNHILIGNPLMQKLIELPAEFTQAKTVNLFHPLVVHNCIYRNAALHFQEVLRNAHMLIHDYVDQCNSVSLIQIQF
- the zp3c gene encoding zona pellucida sperm-binding protein 3, which translates into the protein MALKHAGLLLLFLCSSVQFRSGVGYGLFVQDPDLEWERMKTVIGEKTPRAPAPNSRALKSSPSTPDAKKVPEYQVISASQVQKEVFKPEKGARPLPSSVKEMLLATAAPATTAGTTRPQIIEVLCHVDRLYVRVRREVFKTKGAYKNLKLGTCPVNRGTKEHYYFLYLLKNDCGFVKENNADNLLFRNALKYSPPGPVLRELPFNIPLECTFPRFFNAFKVGFYPVSQGGTIYKALQPKSSFTLTPQDASGIEVTGTKTFTLGQPMYFEAKKPDGTAQSGLQRLYINKCFMTASQDSNANPKYTVIDNQGCMVDGKVSYQSKFLTGSSKMVQKFSVGALIFKDQASTSSSKQLYMHCDISLGELTPTQSSKACNYDSTSKKWKELYGDDSVCTCCEATCSVQPKASRNIITSHSWKVDLSSTDGSVALEPQMKSFAADTFSLEDTDMAEHEDFLSYWKDDY